One Gordonia zhaorongruii DNA segment encodes these proteins:
- a CDS encoding DivIVA domain-containing protein, translating into MRLTPADVHNVAFSKPPIGKRGYNEDEVDQFLDFVEAELARLIDENSDLKQRVGELETELGEARSAGPDRTQTFAAAADSAPAAEPAAAAAAAAPAAAATTSAAAASSARAVDEDASNRAARVLALAQDTADRVTGSARTEAEGLLADARHRSESMVSEAQGNADSTLADARQRSEALLADAQTRAETQVRQAQERADFLQRDAEQKHTEIMSTINQQRGVLEGRIEQLKTFEREYRTRLKTYLESQLEELQQRGSAAPAESGQGQSFDGGYPQN; encoded by the coding sequence ATGCGGCTGACACCGGCTGATGTGCATAACGTGGCGTTCAGCAAACCGCCGATCGGTAAGCGCGGCTACAACGAAGATGAGGTCGATCAGTTCCTCGACTTCGTCGAAGCGGAGCTCGCTCGCCTGATCGACGAGAACTCTGATCTCAAGCAGCGTGTCGGCGAGCTGGAGACCGAATTGGGCGAAGCCCGTTCGGCCGGTCCCGACCGTACCCAGACATTCGCGGCGGCCGCCGACTCGGCGCCCGCGGCAGAGCCGGCCGCCGCCGCAGCAGCAGCGGCTCCGGCCGCTGCGGCTACCACTTCGGCAGCCGCAGCGTCGTCGGCGCGTGCCGTCGACGAGGACGCGAGCAACCGTGCAGCGCGCGTGCTCGCACTCGCACAGGACACCGCGGACCGAGTCACCGGTTCGGCGCGTACCGAGGCTGAGGGCCTGCTCGCCGATGCCCGGCACCGCAGCGAGAGCATGGTGTCCGAGGCGCAGGGCAACGCGGACTCCACGCTGGCCGACGCCCGTCAGCGCAGCGAGGCCCTCCTCGCCGACGCTCAGACACGTGCGGAGACCCAGGTCCGTCAGGCGCAGGAGCGGGCCGACTTCCTGCAGCGCGATGCCGAGCAGAAGCACACCGAGATCATGTCGACGATCAACCAGCAGCGCGGTGTTCTGGAGGGGCGCATCGAGCAGCTGAAGACATTCGAGCGCGAGTACCGCACTCGTCTGAAGACGTACCTCGAATCTCAGCTCGAAGAACTGCAGCAGCGGGGCAGTGCTGCTCCCGCCGAGTCGGGTCAAGGGCAGAGTTTCGACGGCGGGTATCCTCAGAACTGA
- a CDS encoding YggT family protein, whose translation MTSFLWILYFVLFLYTLLLLGRLVVEMVQSFARRWRPTGPTVIVIEVVFTLTDPPVKLLRRLIPPLNLGSIRLDLSLMIVLIVVSIGMQVTQSFAISAG comes from the coding sequence GTGACGTCCTTCCTCTGGATCCTCTATTTCGTGCTCTTCCTCTACACGCTGTTGCTCCTCGGCCGCCTCGTGGTCGAGATGGTGCAGTCGTTCGCCCGGCGGTGGCGCCCGACGGGGCCGACCGTCATCGTGATCGAGGTGGTTTTCACTCTCACCGATCCTCCGGTGAAGTTGCTGCGTCGCTTGATTCCGCCGTTGAACCTCGGTTCGATCCGGCTGGATCTGTCGCTGATGATCGTGCTGATCGTCGTGTCGATCGGAATGCAGGTGACGCAGAGCTTCGCGATTTCGGCGGGGTGA
- a CDS encoding SGNH/GDSL hydrolase family protein — protein sequence MSFVRYVALGDSFTEGVGDPDPTRPNGVRGWADRVAGALAAADPDARYANLAIRGRKLVPIVDEQVYAAVSLSPDLVSIHAGGNDILRPGVDLDALGKVYDEAIGALAATGATLVIFTPHDPGASRFFRPLRSRFATLAEIMRRIADRHGAVLVDYWRIRDYDDPRLWASDRLHMSPQGHQRMAIAVLDALDVAHDLEPLPLGDPMPSGPAENIRWTREFLGPWVGRRLRGTSSGDELSAKYPTWSRIRY from the coding sequence GTGAGTTTCGTTCGATACGTCGCCCTCGGCGACTCCTTCACAGAGGGGGTCGGCGACCCCGACCCGACACGTCCCAACGGCGTCCGCGGCTGGGCTGATCGCGTCGCGGGTGCGCTCGCCGCAGCCGACCCGGACGCCCGCTACGCGAATCTCGCGATCCGGGGACGCAAGCTCGTGCCGATCGTCGACGAGCAGGTCTACGCTGCTGTCTCGTTGAGTCCGGACCTCGTGTCGATCCATGCCGGTGGGAACGACATACTGCGGCCGGGCGTCGATCTCGACGCACTCGGGAAGGTCTACGACGAGGCGATCGGCGCACTCGCCGCGACCGGCGCGACACTCGTCATCTTCACCCCGCACGACCCCGGGGCATCCAGATTCTTCCGGCCGTTGCGCAGCCGGTTCGCAACTCTCGCTGAGATCATGCGGCGGATCGCCGACCGTCACGGCGCCGTCCTCGTCGACTACTGGCGGATCCGCGATTACGACGACCCTCGGTTGTGGGCGAGCGACAGACTGCACATGTCACCACAGGGACATCAGCGCATGGCGATCGCCGTACTCGACGCGCTCGACGTTGCCCACGACCTCGAGCCGCTTCCGCTCGGAGATCCGATGCCGTCCGGCCCCGCCGAGAACATCCGCTGGACGCGCGAGTTCCTCGGTCCCTGGGTGGGTCGCAGACTGCGCGGTACGTCGAGCGGCGACGAGTTGTCCGCGAAGTACCCGACGTGGTCGCGAATCAGATACTGA
- a CDS encoding YggS family pyridoxal phosphate-dependent enzyme encodes MSDSRTADLRASLTAARERVAAAERAAGRGPGEVTLLVVTKFFPAEDVQRLLGLGVREFGESREPEASRKIAEVRAAGPGAAFDADMIGRLQRKKSRSVARWARRVHSVDSVELVESLDGAVRRCLDDGERTEPLGVLLQVSLDGDPARGGLVEADLAGVGDSVVSHDETLRLDGLMVIAPVGIAPDAAMARASQIRERFLVDHPEAEVFSAGMSGDLESAIAHGSTCVRVGTAILGERPIVSP; translated from the coding sequence TTGAGCGACTCCCGCACTGCCGATCTCCGCGCGTCGCTGACCGCGGCGCGTGAGCGGGTCGCAGCCGCCGAGCGAGCGGCGGGCCGCGGCCCGGGCGAGGTGACGTTGCTGGTGGTCACCAAGTTCTTTCCCGCAGAGGATGTGCAGCGTCTTCTCGGTCTCGGTGTGCGTGAGTTCGGTGAATCCCGGGAGCCGGAGGCGAGCCGGAAGATCGCCGAGGTCCGCGCCGCCGGGCCCGGTGCTGCCTTCGACGCCGACATGATCGGCAGGCTTCAGCGCAAGAAGTCGCGTTCGGTTGCTCGGTGGGCGCGACGCGTGCACTCGGTGGACTCGGTGGAACTCGTCGAGTCGCTCGACGGCGCGGTGCGGCGCTGCCTGGACGACGGGGAGCGAACAGAGCCGCTCGGCGTGCTGCTGCAGGTGAGTCTGGACGGCGATCCCGCGCGCGGTGGGCTTGTCGAGGCGGATCTGGCCGGTGTCGGCGATTCGGTGGTGTCCCACGACGAGACGCTCCGGCTCGACGGGCTGATGGTGATCGCTCCAGTCGGCATCGCCCCCGATGCGGCGATGGCCCGTGCGTCGCAGATCAGAGAGCGATTCCTCGTCGACCATCCAGAGGCCGAGGTGTTCTCCGCGGGCATGTCCGGTGACCTCGAGTCGGCAATTGCGCACGGATCGACGTGTGTGCGTGTCGGAACCGCGATTCTGGGCGAGCGCCCGATAGTCTCACCTTAG
- a CDS encoding HNH endonuclease signature motif containing protein, protein MSASQYDRQALPDSPAALIELMNEAAAKLTEVSFASMSSDEILAAAEINEQMRARVEAATTSLIIEVNDQFAFHGAGFQTVQKYMATGLRLGAPEASARTKLMFATGEFLAIGGGRLPARNPAAAQALRDGAINRAHVRDIAEVMDKIPAAVDAEAVTAAEEHLVDAARTLSPEGVKKVGARILGHLDPDGELTDDADRKRTRGFTLTPQDARLMSKVRGSLTPALRAKLDVILTAWAAPGMNNPEDPESPHGAADQAGLDEDVLTAARERDTRTTAQRNHDALAAMADFALGHGALGRPDRIPAELVVTITNQELAAEAGLALTATGAHVPVKDLVEVAAHATPHLAVFKGHTDEVLYLGRGKRFASKAQRLAMFARDRGCSGAECDVPFSRTEAHHVVRWENGGRTDIDNLGGACGKHNRAEWSGSGKWTTTILADGPDAGRVAWRPYGSTRTWQVNPIHHVGQEPEFLPHGPPRGSGSDVEALLATILNAA, encoded by the coding sequence ATGAGTGCATCGCAGTACGACCGCCAGGCTCTCCCGGACTCGCCCGCCGCGCTGATCGAGCTGATGAACGAGGCCGCTGCCAAGCTCACCGAGGTGTCCTTCGCCTCGATGTCGAGCGACGAGATCCTCGCCGCCGCCGAGATCAACGAGCAGATGCGTGCCCGTGTCGAGGCAGCGACGACCAGTCTGATAATCGAGGTGAACGACCAGTTCGCCTTCCACGGCGCCGGTTTCCAGACCGTGCAGAAGTACATGGCCACCGGGCTCCGCTTGGGCGCTCCCGAGGCGAGCGCGCGCACGAAGCTCATGTTCGCGACCGGTGAGTTCCTCGCCATCGGCGGCGGCCGGCTCCCGGCCCGCAATCCGGCCGCGGCGCAGGCGTTGCGCGACGGCGCGATCAATCGCGCGCACGTCCGCGACATTGCCGAGGTGATGGACAAGATTCCCGCCGCAGTCGACGCAGAGGCCGTCACCGCCGCCGAGGAGCACCTCGTCGACGCGGCTCGGACGCTGTCCCCGGAGGGCGTCAAGAAGGTCGGCGCACGAATCCTCGGCCATCTCGATCCCGACGGCGAGCTGACGGACGACGCCGATCGCAAGCGCACCCGCGGTTTCACCCTCACTCCGCAGGATGCGCGGCTCATGTCCAAGGTGCGTGGCTCGCTGACCCCCGCGCTGCGGGCCAAGCTCGACGTGATCCTGACCGCGTGGGCAGCGCCCGGGATGAACAATCCCGAAGACCCGGAGTCACCGCACGGCGCGGCCGACCAGGCCGGCCTCGACGAGGACGTACTTACGGCGGCGCGCGAGCGCGACACGCGCACCACCGCGCAACGCAATCACGATGCGCTCGCGGCGATGGCCGACTTCGCCCTCGGTCACGGTGCGCTCGGGCGTCCGGACCGGATTCCGGCCGAACTGGTCGTCACCATCACCAACCAGGAGTTGGCAGCTGAGGCCGGTCTCGCGCTGACCGCTACCGGCGCGCACGTTCCGGTGAAGGACCTCGTCGAGGTCGCCGCCCACGCGACACCGCACCTGGCTGTCTTCAAAGGCCACACCGACGAAGTCCTCTACCTCGGACGCGGCAAGCGGTTCGCCAGCAAGGCCCAGCGGCTCGCGATGTTCGCCCGCGACCGCGGCTGCTCGGGCGCGGAGTGTGACGTGCCGTTCTCCCGGACCGAGGCGCACCACGTGGTCCGTTGGGAGAACGGCGGACGCACGGACATCGACAACCTCGGTGGAGCGTGCGGCAAGCACAACCGGGCCGAGTGGTCAGGGTCGGGCAAGTGGACGACCACGATCCTCGCCGACGGGCCCGACGCCGGTCGGGTCGCCTGGCGGCCGTATGGCTCCACCAGGACATGGCAGGTCAACCCGATTCACCACGTCGGGCAGGAGCCCGAGTTCCTCCCGCACGGCCCGCCTCGAGGCAGCGGTTCGGACGTCGAGGCCCTGCTCGCCACGATCCTCAACGCCGCCTGA
- a CDS encoding DNA polymerase IV: MDAFFASVEQLARPTLAGRPVLVGGTGGRGVVAGASYEARVFGARSAMPMHQARRQVGPSAVVLPPRIDVYRVVSARVFTIVREFVPVIETLSFDEAFGEPEELAGASAIDAREYAHRMRRAIREGTGLPASVGFGSGKQIAKIASGLAKPDGARVIEPARELEFLQELPVRKLWGIGPVSGDRLARLGIETIGDLAAMSDPEVASVLGATVGPALHRLAQGIDHRPVAERASAKQISAESTFATDIIDSAGLRAAVTAAASHAHRRLLADGRGARTVVVKLRRADMSILTRSSTLPAATTDVEVLTTAAHKVMLDPLDIGPIRLVGVGYAGLSDIHQDSLFPDLERGPDAEDPDGDDPDADETEIPRGVQIPRGVPADDEWPTGTDVAHPDHGHGWVQGGGHGFVTVRFETRSTGPGRTRNFRLPEPMLSRADPLASLDWDD, translated from the coding sequence ATGGACGCCTTCTTCGCTTCGGTGGAGCAGTTGGCGCGTCCGACTCTCGCAGGTCGACCGGTTCTGGTCGGCGGCACCGGTGGACGCGGGGTGGTCGCCGGGGCCAGTTACGAGGCCCGCGTCTTCGGCGCGCGGTCGGCGATGCCGATGCATCAGGCTCGACGCCAGGTGGGGCCGTCCGCGGTGGTGCTGCCACCCCGCATCGACGTCTACCGCGTGGTGAGCGCGCGCGTCTTCACGATCGTCCGGGAATTCGTCCCCGTCATTGAGACGCTCTCGTTCGACGAGGCGTTCGGCGAACCGGAGGAGCTGGCAGGTGCCTCAGCGATCGATGCCCGCGAGTACGCACACCGCATGCGCCGAGCGATCCGCGAGGGAACCGGCCTGCCCGCGTCGGTGGGATTCGGGTCGGGCAAGCAGATCGCGAAGATCGCCTCAGGATTGGCGAAACCGGACGGGGCCCGGGTGATCGAGCCCGCGCGCGAGCTCGAGTTTCTGCAAGAGCTTCCGGTGCGGAAACTCTGGGGGATCGGACCGGTGTCCGGTGACCGGCTCGCGCGCCTGGGGATCGAGACCATCGGTGATCTGGCTGCGATGTCCGACCCCGAGGTCGCCTCGGTGCTGGGGGCGACCGTGGGCCCGGCTCTGCACCGGCTCGCGCAGGGCATCGACCATCGTCCCGTCGCCGAGCGGGCGAGTGCCAAGCAGATCAGTGCGGAGTCGACGTTCGCCACCGACATCATCGACTCGGCCGGACTGCGCGCGGCCGTGACCGCGGCAGCGTCCCACGCGCATCGCAGGCTGCTCGCCGACGGGCGTGGTGCCCGAACCGTCGTGGTGAAGCTCCGGCGGGCGGACATGTCCATTCTCACGCGGTCGTCGACTCTGCCCGCCGCGACCACCGATGTGGAGGTACTGACGACCGCCGCGCACAAGGTGATGCTCGATCCGCTCGATATCGGACCGATCCGGTTGGTCGGTGTCGGGTACGCGGGACTGTCTGACATCCACCAGGACTCGTTGTTTCCCGATCTGGAGCGAGGTCCGGATGCTGAAGATCCCGATGGTGATGATCCAGATGCCGACGAGACGGAAATACCTCGGGGAGTTCAGATTCCACGTGGTGTACCGGCCGACGACGAGTGGCCCACCGGGACGGATGTCGCGCATCCCGATCACGGGCACGGTTGGGTTCAGGGTGGCGGTCACGGGTTCGTGACGGTCCGCTTCGAGACGCGCAGCACCGGTCCGGGGCGAACGCGCAACTTCCGGCTCCCCGAGCCGATGCTCAGCCGTGCCGACCCGCTCGCCAGCCTGGATTGGGACGACTAG
- a CDS encoding cell division protein SepF — protein sequence MTTMQKFKAYFGMVPPSEYEDDYFDEPSEGQAMSARERAYMERYRSNAMRDEPFYDDEGFRDPEFRDSDFRDSGFRGEFREPDYRDAVLREPAMREPAMREPAMREPARFEGRGYPARAERPYGVSRHVTDEPARGRLAPLDRSTSYPVRGANAVAPEPRAELDPLGDAAGKISTLRPADYSEARTIGERYRDGNPVIMDLADMSNDDAKRLVDFAAGLAFAARGSLEKVATKVFLLSPAGIDVTPEQRRRIVETGFSNQS from the coding sequence ATGACGACGATGCAGAAGTTCAAGGCATATTTCGGCATGGTGCCTCCGAGCGAGTACGAAGACGACTACTTCGACGAGCCCTCGGAGGGGCAGGCCATGAGCGCGCGGGAGCGCGCCTACATGGAGCGGTACCGCTCGAACGCCATGCGTGACGAGCCCTTCTACGACGACGAGGGCTTCCGTGACCCGGAGTTCCGTGATTCGGACTTCCGTGACTCGGGATTCCGCGGCGAGTTCCGGGAGCCCGACTACCGGGATGCCGTCCTCCGCGAGCCGGCGATGCGCGAACCGGCCATGCGTGAGCCGGCCATGCGTGAGCCGGCCCGCTTCGAAGGCCGGGGTTACCCGGCCCGGGCTGAGCGTCCGTACGGTGTCAGCCGCCACGTGACCGATGAGCCCGCTCGTGGGCGTCTGGCGCCCCTCGATCGCTCCACGTCGTACCCGGTACGCGGCGCGAACGCAGTCGCGCCGGAACCACGTGCCGAGCTCGATCCGCTCGGTGATGCCGCAGGCAAGATCAGCACGCTGCGTCCGGCCGACTACTCCGAGGCCCGCACCATCGGTGAGCGTTACCGCGACGGCAACCCGGTGATCATGGACCTCGCCGACATGAGCAACGACGACGCCAAGCGGCTGGTCGACTTCGCCGCCGGTCTGGCGTTCGCCGCCCGCGGATCGCTCGAGAAGGTGGCGACCAAGGTGTTCCTGCTGTCGCCCGCCGGTATCGATGTGACGCCGGAGCAGCGTCGCCGAATCGTCGAGACGGGCTTCTCGAACCAGTCCTGA
- the pgeF gene encoding peptidoglycan editing factor PgeF, which yields MTFTVRRAVTTRAGGESQAPYDSFNLADHVGDDPVAVAANRARLARDLGMEPDRVVWMEQVHSRTVAVVDGPVSEPVPVTDALVTTQDSLALAVLTADCVPVLLSDDEAGVIAAVHAGRVGARIGIVPAVLDAMSELGARVDRIGAFLGPAASGDQYEVPPEMQADVEKHLPGSACRTRKGTTGLDLREGIRRQLLDAGVSAVATDPRCTIEDRSLFSHRRGAPTGRIASVIWMDASGRKAVG from the coding sequence TTGACGTTCACCGTCCGGCGTGCCGTGACCACCCGCGCAGGCGGTGAGTCGCAGGCACCGTACGACAGTTTCAACCTTGCCGATCACGTGGGCGACGATCCCGTGGCCGTCGCCGCCAATCGGGCACGGCTCGCGCGTGATCTCGGCATGGAGCCGGACCGGGTGGTCTGGATGGAGCAGGTGCACAGCCGCACGGTGGCGGTGGTCGACGGCCCGGTGTCCGAGCCCGTGCCGGTCACCGATGCGCTCGTCACCACACAGGACTCCCTCGCACTGGCCGTGCTGACGGCGGACTGCGTGCCGGTGCTCCTGAGTGACGACGAAGCGGGCGTTATCGCGGCCGTCCACGCCGGTCGGGTGGGTGCCCGGATCGGCATCGTGCCCGCGGTCCTCGACGCGATGTCCGAACTCGGGGCGCGCGTCGATCGGATCGGCGCCTTCCTCGGACCGGCTGCGAGCGGTGATCAGTACGAGGTTCCGCCGGAGATGCAGGCCGATGTCGAGAAGCATCTGCCCGGCAGTGCGTGCCGAACCCGGAAGGGGACGACCGGACTGGATCTCCGGGAGGGCATTCGCAGGCAATTACTCGACGCGGGAGTCTCCGCCGTGGCAACGGACCCTCGGTGCACCATCGAGGACCGGTCGCTCTTCAGCCACCGCCGCGGCGCTCCTACCGGCCGGATCGCGTCGGTGATCTGGATGGATGCATCGGGCCGGAAGGCCGTCGGTTGA
- the ileS gene encoding isoleucine--tRNA ligase, with the protein MSDQNPVYPIVDLTGGTGRSAPSFPDVERHVLDFWDTDDTFAASIANRDDAPEFVFYDGPPFANGLPHYGHLLTGYVKDVVPRYQTMRGRKVDRRFGWDTHGLPAELEAERQLGITDKSEIETMGVEKFNEYCRDSVLRYTGEWRNYVTRQARWVDFDNDYKTLDLDFMESVMWAFKRLHDKGLVYQGYRVLPYSWYEQTPLSNQEAKLDDAYRMRQDPALTVAMPLSVEDGSPLAALNGVNALIWTTTPWTLPSNLAMAVHPDVEYVHLRAENGTEYLLAAALVGSYGKELGESETVGTYAGRDLAGIAYTPPFDFFVGHPNAHRILLADYVTTDSGTGVVHLAPAFGEEDMDVATDNGIEVVQPLDPGGKFTALVPPYEGMMVFDANPVIIKDLKAVSRVLRHETIEHSYPHSWRSGKPLIYMAVPSWFVAVQPIKQRMLELNQEITWSPAHIRDGQFGKWLEGAKDWNISRNRYWGAPIPVWLSDDPDYPRMDVYGSLDQLAEDFGVRPDNLHRPYIDDLTRPNPDDPTGRSTMRRVPEVLDCWFESGSMPFAQVHYPFENTEWFDGDDGASAATPPHNPGDFIVEYNGQTRGWFYNLHVLATALFDRPAFKTVAAHGIVLGDDGQKMSKSKRNYPDVNEVFDRDGSDAMRWFLMASPILRGGNLVVTERGIREGVRQALLPMWNAYSFLQLYADRRAAWRTDSQHVLDRYILAKLAQTRDEMTEALDVYDIAGACDSFREFCESLTNWYVRRSRARFWSGQDGDSDAFDTLYTVLEVAGRLAAPLLPLATEAMWRGLTGERSVHLTDWPSADELPADPDLVSAMDEVQSVCSVASSVRKANKLRVRLPLPGLTVASPTAEAMAPYADLIADEMNVKKVGLSSDVDAVGRVEVAVNARAAGPRIGKDVQRAIKAVKSGNWEFGTSDETGEQVVIADGIELRGEEFTRKLVAASPDSTAEMPSGRGLVVLDTQVTPELEAEGWAKDRVRELQDARRNLGFEVSDRISVRLVVPAESVETAKTHADLIAGEVLATTFDVVTGDAAAIELGDGVSADVTKA; encoded by the coding sequence ATGAGTGACCAGAACCCCGTTTACCCGATCGTGGATCTCACCGGCGGCACCGGACGTAGTGCACCGTCCTTCCCGGACGTCGAGCGTCACGTCCTCGATTTCTGGGACACCGACGACACCTTCGCGGCGTCGATCGCCAATCGCGACGATGCGCCGGAGTTCGTCTTCTACGACGGACCGCCCTTCGCTAACGGCCTCCCGCACTACGGGCACCTGCTGACCGGTTACGTGAAGGACGTGGTGCCGCGTTATCAGACGATGCGCGGCAGGAAGGTGGACCGCCGGTTCGGGTGGGACACGCACGGCCTGCCCGCTGAGCTCGAGGCGGAACGTCAGTTGGGGATCACCGACAAGTCGGAGATCGAGACGATGGGCGTCGAGAAGTTCAACGAGTACTGTCGCGATTCGGTGCTGCGCTACACCGGAGAATGGCGGAACTACGTGACCCGGCAGGCGCGCTGGGTCGACTTCGACAACGACTACAAGACACTCGACCTGGACTTCATGGAGTCGGTCATGTGGGCGTTCAAGCGCCTTCACGACAAGGGACTCGTCTATCAGGGTTACCGGGTGCTGCCGTACTCCTGGTACGAGCAGACTCCGTTGAGCAATCAGGAGGCCAAGCTCGACGACGCCTACCGCATGCGTCAGGATCCGGCGCTCACCGTCGCCATGCCGTTGTCAGTCGAGGACGGTTCGCCGCTCGCAGCCCTCAACGGCGTCAACGCACTGATCTGGACCACCACTCCGTGGACGCTGCCGTCGAACCTGGCGATGGCCGTTCATCCGGACGTGGAGTACGTCCATCTCCGCGCGGAGAACGGCACCGAGTACCTGCTCGCAGCCGCCCTCGTCGGAAGCTACGGCAAGGAGCTCGGCGAGTCGGAGACGGTGGGCACGTACGCGGGACGGGATCTCGCCGGTATCGCGTACACGCCGCCGTTCGACTTCTTCGTCGGCCACCCGAACGCACACCGCATTCTGCTCGCGGACTACGTCACCACCGATAGCGGAACCGGCGTGGTGCACCTGGCGCCCGCCTTCGGTGAAGAGGACATGGATGTCGCGACCGACAACGGCATCGAGGTGGTCCAGCCGCTGGATCCGGGCGGTAAGTTCACCGCCCTGGTCCCGCCGTACGAGGGGATGATGGTCTTCGACGCGAACCCCGTCATCATCAAGGATCTGAAGGCGGTGTCGCGGGTACTGCGTCACGAGACCATCGAGCACTCGTACCCGCACTCGTGGCGGTCGGGCAAACCGCTGATCTACATGGCGGTCCCGTCGTGGTTCGTCGCCGTGCAGCCGATCAAGCAGCGGATGCTCGAGTTGAATCAGGAGATCACCTGGTCGCCCGCGCACATCCGGGACGGCCAGTTCGGCAAGTGGCTCGAGGGCGCCAAGGACTGGAACATCAGCCGTAACCGATACTGGGGCGCGCCCATCCCGGTGTGGCTGTCCGACGATCCGGACTACCCGCGGATGGATGTGTACGGCAGCCTCGATCAGCTGGCTGAGGACTTCGGCGTTCGGCCGGACAATCTCCACCGCCCGTACATCGATGATCTGACTCGTCCGAACCCGGACGATCCGACCGGACGTTCCACCATGCGTCGGGTGCCCGAGGTTCTCGACTGCTGGTTCGAGTCGGGGTCCATGCCGTTCGCCCAGGTGCATTACCCGTTCGAGAACACCGAGTGGTTCGACGGGGATGACGGGGCGAGCGCAGCGACTCCTCCGCACAACCCCGGTGACTTCATCGTCGAGTACAACGGGCAGACGCGTGGCTGGTTCTACAACCTGCATGTGCTCGCGACCGCGCTCTTCGACCGGCCCGCGTTCAAGACCGTCGCAGCTCACGGCATCGTGCTGGGCGACGACGGACAGAAGATGAGCAAGTCCAAGCGCAACTACCCGGACGTCAACGAGGTCTTCGACCGGGACGGCTCGGATGCGATGCGCTGGTTCCTGATGGCATCGCCGATCCTGCGCGGCGGCAACCTCGTCGTCACCGAGCGCGGTATCCGTGAGGGCGTGCGCCAGGCGCTGCTGCCGATGTGGAACGCGTACAGCTTCCTGCAGTTGTACGCCGACCGCCGTGCTGCATGGCGAACCGACTCGCAGCACGTCCTCGACCGGTACATCCTGGCGAAACTCGCGCAGACTCGCGATGAGATGACCGAGGCACTCGACGTCTACGACATCGCGGGGGCGTGCGATTCGTTCCGGGAGTTCTGCGAGTCGTTGACGAACTGGTACGTGCGCCGTTCGCGTGCTCGCTTCTGGTCGGGCCAGGATGGTGATTCGGACGCGTTCGACACGTTGTACACGGTGCTCGAGGTGGCGGGTCGTCTCGCGGCGCCGTTGCTGCCGCTGGCTACCGAGGCGATGTGGCGCGGTCTCACGGGTGAGCGGTCGGTGCACTTGACGGATTGGCCGTCGGCGGACGAGCTTCCGGCCGACCCCGATCTGGTGTCGGCGATGGATGAGGTCCAGTCGGTCTGTTCGGTCGCGTCGAGTGTCCGCAAGGCCAACAAGCTGCGGGTGCGTCTGCCGCTGCCGGGTTTGACCGTCGCATCGCCGACCGCGGAGGCCATGGCGCCGTACGCGGATCTGATCGCGGACGAGATGAACGTCAAGAAGGTGGGCCTGTCGTCGGATGTCGACGCCGTCGGACGAGTCGAGGTCGCGGTGAACGCGCGCGCGGCAGGTCCGCGCATCGGCAAGGACGTGCAGCGCGCGATCAAGGCCGTGAAGTCGGGGAACTGGGAGTTCGGGACGAGCGACGAGACCGGCGAACAGGTGGTCATCGCGGACGGTATCGAGCTGCGCGGCGAGGAGTTCACGCGGAAGTTGGTCGCAGCGTCGCCCGATTCGACGGCCGAGATGCCGAGTGGCCGCGGTCTCGTCGTCCTCGACACCCAGGTGACTCCCGAACTCGAAGCCGAGGGCTGGGCCAAGGACCGGGTCCGCGAACTGCAGGACGCGCGTCGAAATCTGGGATTCGAAGTGTCCGACCGTATCTCGGTGCGCCTGGTGGTGCCCGCGGAGTCGGTTGAGACGGCGAAGACTCACGCCGATCTGATCGCGGGTGAGGTTCTGGCGACCACGTTCGACGTGGTGACCGGCGACGCGGCTGCCATCGAACTGGGCGACGGTGTCTCCGCGGACGTGACCAAGGCCTGA